The proteins below come from a single Xiphophorus couchianus chromosome 20, X_couchianus-1.0, whole genome shotgun sequence genomic window:
- the LOC114136300 gene encoding gamma-glutamyl hydrolase → MRGPAAAGLSVLTAYLLCGPLLCAAASSQQPNDRPIIGVLAQENLPDDQFARGSSYIAASYIKFLESAGARVAPIRINRTEEEYIKIFNSINGLLLPGGDVDIQTSQFSRAARIFYNLALKANNAGDYFPIWGTCQGFQQLSVLTARRNLLTLTKTKAVALPLILTPAAQSSRLFRNFPRDVLQSLANKNITSNFHSWSLSIQNFTRNAKLKMFYRVLSTNSDGEKEFISTMEAYRYPFYAVQWHPEKSPFEWIDKPGMVHTISAVRISFYTGSFFVSEALKSQHRFSNPAEEDKALIYNFSPVYRGLNAVFIQNYYFD, encoded by the exons ATGCGTGGACCAGCTGCAGCGGGGTTGTCGGTGCTGACCGCCTACCTGCTCTGCGGGCCGCTTCTCTGCGCCGCGGCCAGCAGCCAGCAGCCCAACGACCGACCCATCATCG GTGTGTTAGCACAAGAAAATCTGCCTGATGACCAGTTTGCTCGAGGGTCTTCTTATATTGCTGCCTCCTACATCAAATTCCTGGAGAGTGCTGGAGCCAGGGTCGCACCAATCAG GATCAATCGCACAGAAGAAGAATATATCAAGATATTCAACTCAATAAATGG GTTGCTGCTGCCGGGGGGAGACGTAGACATTCAGACATCCCAGTTCAGTCGAGCTGCCAGGATCTTTTACAACTTGGCTTTGAAG GCCAATAATGCAGGGGATTACTTCCCCATCTGGGGGACATGCCAGGGCTTCCAGCAACTCTCCGTCCTCACCGCCAGAAGAAACCTGCTCACTCTCACCAAAACCAAGGCTGTGGCTCTGCCACTCATTCTCACACCTG CGGCCCAGTCCAGTCGCTTGTTCAGGAATTTTCCCAGGGATGTGCTTCAGTCTCTGGCTAATAAAAACATCACCTCCAACTTCCACAGCTGGAGTCTTTCCATACAg AACTTCACCCGAAATGCCAAACTGAAGATGTTCTACAGAGTGTTGTCCACCAACAGCGATGGAGAGAAAGAATTCATCTCCACCATGGAAG CTTATCGCTACCCGTTCTACGCTGTGCAGTGGCATCCTGAAAAGAGTCCGTTTGAGTGGATAGATAAGCCAGGCATGGTTCACACCATCTCTGCTGTCAGAATCAGCTTCTACACTGGAAGCTTCTTCGTCTCTGAAG CCTTGAAGAGCCAGCACCGCTTCTCCAATCCTGCTGAAGAAGACAAAGCTCTGATTTATAACTTCTCCCCTGTCTACAGAGGCCTCAATGCAGTCTTCATCCAGAACTATTACTTTGATTGA